From Psychroflexus torquis ATCC 700755, the proteins below share one genomic window:
- a CDS encoding M1 family metallopeptidase, producing the protein MIKIIVFLLLTSSLLFGQQTEKVDFLELNATVTIDTLNFEVKGQVEVSFKILKDIDSVYLDAVDMRIKPSESNTLKIVTTDDKIWMTSNFKKDKSYSATFSYECEPKQALYFVGFNSTLKAYPSQVWTQGQGKYTSHWLPSLDDMNDKVIFSITYEAPENYEVIANGNLNKTRSRLNHKSWHYEMQKLMSSYLVGFVMGDFRRTSAKSKKGIPLQIYLETRHLDKMDYTYKDHVEIFNSLENKININYPWQNFKQVPVRDFLYAGMENTTLNTFSEEFVVDSIGANDRSFVNVQAHELAHQWFGNLVTETSSKHHWLHEGFATYYALEVEKEVFGEEYYYFKLFKTAEELKAKSDSGKGQVLVSVGGSSLTYYEKGAWALIILKNTVGEAVFQKAIESYLNKYAYKNVTTEDFMTEVEFHYGRPLTNFKERWLNQKAFQSKETLMLLKKQKFIQNYLKLAAFRETRLNLKTDRISDALDFPVNDYLGQEAVHQLNGGDFDLSIPLYKKAFKTNNLYVRQAIANSLTSIPSELKADYESLLKDDSYATVEKALFNLWRAFPEDRHTYLEATKASVGFQNKNIKLLWLTLNLATPDYQPDKKLSVYGELSEHTQAGYPYQVRENAFGYLYQIDTFSKENYKDLMEGVFHPVWQFKKFCRELMDTLMNSEKHSKVLNKLAQNFSIREKTFFNNRY; encoded by the coding sequence CTCTTTACTCTTTGGGCAACAAACTGAAAAGGTTGACTTTCTAGAACTAAATGCTACAGTGACTATCGATACCCTCAATTTTGAAGTAAAGGGACAGGTAGAAGTCAGTTTTAAGATCCTAAAAGATATCGATTCTGTTTATTTAGACGCCGTCGATATGCGCATTAAACCTTCAGAATCAAATACTCTTAAGATTGTTACTACAGACGATAAAATTTGGATGACCAGTAATTTTAAAAAAGATAAAAGCTATTCGGCTACTTTTTCATATGAATGCGAACCTAAACAAGCGCTTTACTTTGTGGGTTTCAATTCAACTTTGAAAGCTTATCCCTCTCAAGTCTGGACCCAAGGACAAGGCAAATACACTTCCCACTGGTTGCCAAGTCTTGATGATATGAATGATAAAGTGATCTTTAGTATTACTTACGAAGCTCCTGAAAATTATGAAGTGATTGCTAATGGCAACCTAAACAAGACAAGGTCTAGATTGAACCATAAATCTTGGCACTATGAAATGCAAAAACTGATGAGTAGCTACTTAGTAGGTTTTGTGATGGGAGACTTCAGGCGAACGTCTGCAAAAAGTAAAAAAGGTATTCCACTTCAAATCTATCTTGAAACCAGACATCTGGACAAAATGGATTACACTTATAAAGACCATGTCGAAATCTTTAATAGTCTAGAAAACAAAATCAATATAAATTATCCTTGGCAAAATTTTAAACAAGTCCCTGTCCGAGATTTTTTGTACGCTGGTATGGAGAATACAACCCTCAATACCTTTTCTGAAGAATTTGTCGTTGATAGTATTGGAGCAAATGACAGGAGTTTTGTAAATGTACAGGCGCACGAATTGGCTCACCAGTGGTTTGGCAATTTAGTGACCGAAACTTCATCTAAACACCATTGGCTTCACGAAGGCTTTGCCACCTATTATGCTTTGGAGGTAGAAAAGGAAGTATTTGGGGAGGAGTATTATTATTTTAAACTTTTTAAAACCGCAGAAGAACTTAAAGCTAAAAGTGATTCTGGAAAAGGACAAGTACTCGTAAGCGTTGGGGGAAGCTCTTTAACTTACTACGAAAAAGGGGCTTGGGCGCTTATTATTCTAAAAAATACTGTTGGGGAGGCTGTGTTTCAAAAAGCTATTGAAAGTTATTTAAATAAATATGCTTACAAGAACGTCACCACGGAAGATTTTATGACTGAGGTTGAGTTTCATTACGGTCGACCTCTCACTAATTTTAAAGAGCGATGGCTTAACCAAAAAGCATTTCAGTCTAAAGAAACCTTAATGCTTTTAAAAAAGCAGAAGTTTATTCAAAACTACTTAAAACTGGCTGCTTTTAGAGAAACCCGGCTGAATCTTAAAACAGATAGAATTAGTGATGCTCTTGATTTCCCCGTAAATGATTACTTAGGACAAGAAGCTGTACATCAGCTTAATGGTGGAGACTTTGACCTCTCGATTCCACTCTATAAGAAGGCCTTTAAAACCAATAATTTATATGTAAGGCAAGCCATTGCAAATTCTTTAACCTCTATTCCCTCAGAACTTAAAGCAGACTACGAAAGCCTGCTTAAGGATGATTCTTATGCTACTGTGGAAAAAGCATTATTCAACCTCTGGAGAGCCTTCCCTGAAGATAGACATACCTATTTGGAGGCCACGAAAGCTTCTGTTGGTTTTCAAAATAAAAATATAAAACTCCTTTGGCTTACTCTCAACTTAGCTACACCAGATTATCAGCCTGATAAAAAGCTTTCTGTTTATGGTGAGTTAAGCGAGCATACTCAAGCAGGCTATCCGTACCAAGTGAGAGAGAATGCTTTTGGATATTTATACCAAATTGATACCTTCTCAAAAGAAAATTATAAGGATTTAATGGAAGGCGTTTTTCATCCTGTGTGGCAATTCAAAAAATTTTGCAGAGAACTTATGGATACCTTGATGAACTCTGAAAAACATTCTAAAGTCCTTAATAAACTAGCTCAAAATTTTAGTATCCGAGAAAAGACCTTTTTCAATAATCGATATTAA